One Zymoseptoria tritici IPO323 chromosome 5, whole genome shotgun sequence genomic window, ACAGATCGCGCACATCATGATCACACGGACACGAATGGCCTTGCTGGTCTTCTTCACCTTTCTAGCATGCCTCCGATCATCGCTTGCGCAAACAAGCCCAGTGTCGACAGATAAAGACGGAAACAGATACGTTCAATACACCGGCGAGGATGGCCCTGTGCTGCTGGCAGACAATCGCCGCCCATCGCTCTACACGGCAGATTTTGGTGACTGCATGGGAGGAAGCACCATCAACGTCACTCGGTTCGATGCGTCGTACTACAAGGACAACATGACGGTGCTCTTCCATCTTGCGGGAGAGACTGGCGTGAAGAGCGATGTGGTTATGCTGTACATTGGAGTCTTTGCGTATGGCGAGAATCGATTCGATCTCGTCTTTGATCCGTGTAATGCGAATATTGCAAGGTATGTTGTCGAAGCACTCTAGTACCTGCCATGCTGATCTCAATCCCAGCCTGTGTCCGATGAACGGCACCGTACCGATCGAAGCAAGTGGAATCATTCCAGTATCGCAGGAAGACGTCGCTGGAATTCCTCCCATCGCTCTCTCGATTCCCGACTTTGAAGGCGAGGCCATTCTTcgcatcttctccaacacTACCCGTCAACAAATCGCATGCTATACAGCCGTTGTCACAAACGGCAACTCCTTCAGTCATCCCGCTGCGGTCGGGTCGGTTCTCGGCATCTTCACATTCGTTGCAATGATTGCATCTTTCGCTACGGCAATCTACGGAACGGCCGTCCCGACGATGAGACTTCACTACGCTCACTCGCTGTCCGTCGGAGTGGTCTTCGCAGTCTGGCATCATATCTTCTTCACCGGCGCTCTTTCTGTCAACTGGCCGTCCGTCTTGGTGGCATGGTGGAGCAACTTTGCGTGGAGTGGTGGCATGATCTACAGTTCGACCATGCAGGACAGCATTAACAAGTTGATTGGCAACAACATTGGCAATACATCGCATGTGGGAGCTGCCCAGACTGGTGGAGACAATACGGATGTTGGAGGTGGATTCGACACGAGTCTGCTGTACAAGAGAGTGGTGACTTGGGGATCGAATCATCCAATGGTGGGCGATATTGCATCCAAGATCTTCGACCGCGACTCCGGCATCGTCACCAAACGCGATATCGTGCAGCGAACGCTGGAAGCCCGCCAGGCACCAATGTCTGGTGGGTCGACTCTCGGCACTGCAGAACAGGGCTACCATTGGTACGGAGACCCGGTGCCTGAAGGACTGCCTCTGCCTGGAAACTTCTCCGGGTTCGCCGGCACTCTCGGACAAGAAGGCATTCGGGCGAGCAATGCTTTCATGACTGGTTTCCTCTGGTTCATCATTCTGTTGGTGATATTGATTGCCGCTGTAATTGCCTTCAAGTGGTCACTGGAAGGTCTGGTCCGCTATAAGAAAATCAAGCAAGACAGACTTCAATTCTTTCGGGACCACTGGCTCGGCTTCACTGCTGTCATCACACTGCGCATTTGCTACATTGCGTTCTTCGCGATGTTGTTCCTCAGCATCTTCCAGTTCTCGTACGAGTCGTCGAGTGGCGTCAAGGCCATCGCCGGGATCGTCTTTATCGTTTTCTTCGCCGGCATGCTGGGCGTCGCTAGTTACGCATACTGGTATCGGAGACATACCGTGGATTTTGAATCTCGTCCACAATTCGAGCGTAAGACGCTTCTGGGCAAGATTCCTTGGTTTGGTTTCAAAGACGCACCGCTTCAGCCCAGCCGTGGCGACGCCGTCGCGCATGATGGCAACTCAAACATGGACGAGTCAGCCGCCAAGCCGCGCTTCTGGAAGCGTCTCAGCACAGGACCTGCTCTCGTACATACCACAGTGAACAGCATACATGACGACGAAGACTACACTCGCAAATTCGGCTGGCTCGCCGCTCGATTTCGCCGTACACGCTGGTGGTTCTTTGCATTCTGGCTGTGCTACGAATTTCTCCGTGCCATCTTCTATGGCGGTGCGTCCGGATTCGCTCGAGCTCAGGTCTTTGGTCTTCTTGTCATTGAAATCGTTGCGGCGGGCTTCATCATCTGGATGCGACCATTTGAAGGCCAGCGACTGAATCTTCTGGTTGTTTATGCGTTGAGCTTCAGCAAGGTTATTACTGTCGGTCTTTCCGCTGCATTTGACGTGGAGTTCAATTTGCCACGTATTGCCACGACGGCACTGGGCATAATCATAATTGTCGTGCAGGGCATACTTACCATCCTCACAATgatcgccatcgtcgtcggatCCGTCAGCTCCTACATGTCCCTCACCCGAAACCAGGAAGGCGACGACTTCCGGCCGAAAAAGTGGGCGGGCATCCGCGAGAAGTACTTCAACCACCTGGACAAATCCGTCAAGGACCTTCCCGGCGAATCTCGCAAAGTGAAGAAGGAACGCAAAAAGCAAGAGAAGCTGGCCAAGAAGCTGGCCAAAACCCGACCGTCATTCGACCCGGAGGCAGATCCTGAAAAGGTCGGCTTTACTGTCCGTTCCATTCGCCGCAACCCCAAAatcgaggacgaagatgaaATTTTCGTAAACGAAGTCAATCCGTCCACTTTTGACATCCCGATCAATATCTCGACGACAACTTTGCCTCAACCTTCAGCCACCCCGATTCCTTCCGGCAGCCGGCCAGCCAGTCGTCCCGTCTCCCGCGCTCCAAGTGTGCGTAGCGTGAGCTCCGGTAATTTGCCCTTCGGGGCAAGGGCTCATCGGATGAGTTGGAGTATGCGAGACTttcaacagcagcaggagcTCGACGCAGAGTATGCTGGACCAGCCAGTCAAGTCTCGGCGGAAGACTTGAAGAGCATGCCAAAGGCTCTACCTAAAGACGTTGTTGATAGAGACCGTGCCCTGCAGGAGAGGGACAGCACGCTGAGCATCCGAAGCTCCAGAATCAGAGTGAAGAAGCGAATGAGTCGTGGCGCGGAGGTCGAGCCATCAGTCGACGGCGCCACCGCTAATGCCGAGGAGAGCGACACTGCGCTCGACATTGCTTCTCCTATGTCGTCCGTCACACACCTCCCGATCTCCGCCgttccgccgccgacgatgcGTCCTCGCGCGGGCACGGGTGGTTCAACGAGGAATGTGTCTTCAGGTCTCCTACTCCCTGTTGCAGGATTGGGACCGAGTGCTAGTCATAGCGCCGGATTGGCGAGTCGAAGTAATTCGATGAGAGCGAggagtgggagtgggagtgcAGGAGGGTATGGATTggtggttgaggaggaagaggaagaggaggaggaggatagAGGGGTCACGCCGGTGAAGGACGggttgaagaggaagagtggTGTTTTGATGCCGCAGGttgaggagggggaggagtgGTTTCAGCCGATGGGGAAGGGTGAGGggatggaggtgaaggggaaggggaaggagaGGGTTGTTGAGGAGTGAAGGTTGCGGAGGTAGTGGATAGAGGAGGAGTGCATGCAATGGGAGTTTGGGTCGATGAGATGGGTTGGTGCATTGCGGTGCAGTGTGCACATTTGTGGTGTTTGGGAGAGCGGGATGGCATTTTCCAACGGCTTTATGGGTATATGAATGAATGATATCTTTCAACTGTGTTTGCGACAGGATGATTTGGCAACGCGGTCTTCGATCGAGGTCCTCATCTCCCGGACTCGCTTTGGATGTTAatcgaggtcgtcgtcgttcggATCTTCCTGGATACGGTGCCATCTTCTTTACGGCTCTTTCTGCTCAATTGATGATATCCGTACGCATGGCACTTTATCCACAGGGAGAGCGTTCGGTAAGTCTCCGGGGTCCAAAACCTGCCGACGTGGCTTGGGCGAATTCCTCCAGATCTTGCCGAACTCCATCCCTtcgcatcatcatcatcatcatcatcatcagcatgCACGAACCCCTTTGGGCTTCTATCGACACGGAGTCTCCACGAGACTTCGATGTCGTCCGTTGAACGACAGGAGACTACCTAGGTAGCGTGATCCTGCTGCTATTTCAGTTTACCGAGATTGGAGCCACGAAAAGCTTGGTTGAGAGGGCGCCCGAAAATTCGGGGGACCAAAAAACGACATCCGCTGGTCTCGAACTTTTCTCCTTTTCTCCCATCTACGACATCGAATGTGCATCACAATCTCAAATGGCCGCGACGCTTTCTCAAGCATCTCGCCCCAGGATCACAGCGTCGGTCATGACTGGCAAACCATTTCTTCCCCCACATATATCCCTTCTCCTTTCTTTTCCCCCATCGAAGGATCAGCACAAACGCCTCCCGCATCTAGTGCCATGGCGTGACTGGCGTGACTGGCGTCGGCTCCGGCCACTCACACGCGAAAGACGACCAACGCGGATCTGCTTCCTACGAACCATTCTCAGCCTTGCGTCCTATCAGAAACGGCGGACGCAACTTTCTGCTGAGAACGGTTGTTGGAGGACTCGCGGCCTGGACGATGGCTTACATTTGCGTATACGGAGATCTTCTTGTTGCGTCTTCTTTGCCTCCTTCTCTACCCATTCTTTTCAGCGTTCCCCCTACTAGTAATTCCATCTCACAGCATCTGCTGCGTTTCCTTCCGCGACCACGAGAACGTCGTCCCAGCAGGACAGTCATGCATTGAACTTGCCATACACTTTGAGAACGGCATTTTTCTTCATACCATCTCCAGACCTCGACGGTCTTCCTTGCCATCAAAATGTTGGCGCCCACTCGTTACAGAGCTTCATTTCTTCTCCTTGCATTTCCCTTCATATTCTTCATACTTTTCTACACACATCGCGAGTCTCTGCTTTCAGTACAGGAGCTCCTTCACACGAAACCAAGCCCGAATGAGCCGCCGGCCGCTCATTACGACTCTGCCTTCATTCATGAGTCCAAGCTTGAAGGCACACGACCAGATCACTCTTCTTTACCTGTCGTCAACCCCGTTCCGATACTCTTCGATGAATCGAGGGCTCCTCCACCCATATACACAGCTCCGGTAGCGCCCTCAGCTTCAGACTCCTCACCTGACCCTCACACCCAACCCTCCAACTCCCTACCACATAccaccctctccccctccactccctctccctccccgGCCTTCGACTCTACCTCCCCACCCTGCCTCGCTCTCTCCCCTCTCGCCCAAGACACGGTCATAATCCTCAAAACCGGCTCCACCGAAATCGCCTCCAAATTCCCCATCCACACAACCACCACTCTCCGCTGCTACCCTCACtccctcatcttctccgaccACGCCGAAAACTTCCACAACGCCACCATCCTCGACGCCCTCGCCTCCGTCTCCCCAGCCATTCAAGCCACACACCCGGACTTCCACCTCTGGCGGCGTCTGAAACAGAACGGCAGAGAAGCCCTCGATGGGTCTGAACTCGCTGGACCAGGGGGTATGGCCGACCCCAACGGCACCGGCCACGCCTCCAACCCCGGCTGGAAACTCGACAAATGGAAATTCCTCCCCATGCTCGCCGCAACCTACACCCTCCACCCTTCCAAAAAATGGTACATCTTCCTCGAAACAGACACCTACCTCTTCTTCCAATCcgccctctcccacctctcctccctccccaatCCATCAAAAGAAAAATTCTACATGGGCGCCGACACCCTCATCGGCGACACGCACTTCACCCACGGCGGGTCCGGATTCGCCATCTCCCACGCCGCCATGTCCGCCGTCGTGGAATTGTACCAGTCCGAACAAGCGCATTGGGAACTCGTGACGGATAATCACTGGGCGGGGGACGCGGTGCTGGGTCTCGCGATGGCGAAAGCGGGGGTCAGCGTGATGGGGGCGGCGCCGACGTGGCAGGGACGGGGGATTGGGGATGTGGAgtttggagaggaagaggggaaGGGACGGTGGTGTGCGCCGACGGTGTCGTTTCATCATTTGAGCGCGGACGAGGTGCGGGAGATGTGGGAGTTTGAGCAGAAGTGGATTTTGAGCACGAAGGGGGATATGGGCAGGGGGATGAGATGGCGGGATGTCTATCAAGAATATGTCTTACCGCGTGTCTCCGATCGCCGGCAAGGCTGGGAGAATACTTCCCCTTCTTCACCTGGTTCGCAGGAGACGACGGGCATCCAGGACCTCGCAGCTTGCGCCCGCCTCTGCGAGCAAGACGGGTCGTGCGTGCAGTATACTTTCATCCCGACCACAGGGAGGCCGATCGAGGGGAGGCTGATTGAGGGGAGGTGTTTAACGAGTCCATCCCCACGACTAGGCAGTGCGAAGGAAGGGAGTCAGGCGGGATGGATGAAGAGTCGCATGGAGGCATTTGCGGGGACGATGCCGAGATGTGAGGGTGAGATTTTGTGGCCGGGGACGCAGAAGTGGAGGGAGGCGTTGATGATGAAGTAAGGGCTGCGGGGTCATGGTGTTGGCAAACAGCATAGCGTAGCATTTAGACAGCATGGAAGGAGGACGGTATAGCAGATGGAGATGTATCACACATCTTCTCGCACATCTGCTCCGCCCtgcgtccttctcctcttcgccttgatCGTCATTCCCCCTACTGTCGTGCCTTCCTAGCATGGACAGACTTACGAAATGAGGAAATCCGTCGACGACCTCTATAGCAGTGGCTCGTGGGATGGCCCGTTTCATACCGCTGTTTTCCAACTAGTAGAATAAGCAGCAGCCAATAGTGCTGCTAGAAGAAGGTGTCGAGAGGATTCCAGGCTTATTTCGAAGCGTGCCGCCCATCATGCAGCCAAACCGCGACTCTCATCAGCCTGCTGTGGACCTCGTCATTTGCACGACACTGGCCAGATTTCGCGACGAGATGCTCGTTTCCTTTTGCAAACCTAATCTTGCCTCGCTTGTCTGGGGCAAGTCGCTGCAAAGACCGAGTATATAAGGTAGCTACGCTCAACGGAACTTTGTTGCCTCTCCCAATCGACATCACGATCACAATGGCAGGAATACGGCGTCGGTGCGGAGCGACAGACTTCATTCCTCATCGCAACATAAGGTCCTATTCCCTTCCAGTCCACCACTACTCCCTATCGCCCTTCCAAGCAGTCTGCACGCCCTTTTTTATCAATTACCATCCTCCAACTTGTCTATCTAGGAACATTTGGCCGTCCCATTTTTTTGACTCCGACGTTTCCGGCGCGGGGGGCGCCTAGGCTTACGCTTAATGGGGACATTTCGTGCGACAGTGAATATCCGCCCCGGGCAGATTGCAGCGACATTGCCAGAACACCACTCGGTCGTAGCAATAGTTGCCATTACCGAAGGGTTGGTTGATAGGCAGGTTGATGCAAGCGAGTTTCCCGTCGGCGCCGGTGTAGTAGCAGACGTTTTTGAAGCTGTCGCAGTGTTTGGCCACGACGGTGACCgcggtgaggaggaggaggaggaggagggtggctGTGAGTATGGTTGAGGCTAGGGATGGAGATGGCTTCATCGTGGAGGGGATGCGAGTGTGTGCTGCCTCGAGGTTGGTTACTCTGGAGTTTCGGTCGGGGCGGTGTGGAGCTGCCTGATAATCTTGAGATGAGAGTGCTTTGTTGCTCTTGAGAAATCGTTGGATTGACGCTTAGCCAGCGGTAGAGTTGCGAGCTGATGGTGCTGCTGGGGTGTATATATGTGCACTAGTCTCCTCTCTTGCAGAGCGGTATTCGTGGGTGTATATGTAGCGTTACACCTCCCTATACCTCGATCATCAAGGTCGTCTTTGCAGCGAGTATCTCCGTGTCTTGTATAGTTCTTAAGCCTTGTCATGTTGGGAGACATTGAGCTTGTTGGCGTGGAGGGCGTTAGATCCGGGATTGTTTCTAATCAACCTATGGAAACCAATTCATTTAGTTCTACTAATGAGGACAGCGTCCTCCATTAGATCCAAAGCAGTTCATCGCCAATCCAAGTAGATTCAAGTCCCAAATGTCTCACAATGTGAAACATTGCCCATATTCGACGACTACCTTGATGTTCTATTGCAAACTCAATCTCCCGTCGCTTGGACACGTCGTTGCATTGATCGAATCGAAGTTGGAGGACTGAAAGACCCTCCATTGGTCGATATCTGGATGGATAGACGAGTTCTGTACCTGAAGCAGGGATCAGTATCAGCCCTCTTGAGAATGATGCCACTGTCCCCCAAAGAGTGTCGCCAAAGCATGAGTCCGCATCTGTCCCCGGTCGTCGACTGAATTATCTTTCAGCGTAAGCACTGGCTCCTGCGGGCCCAAGCAGAGCTGCGGTATGCAAGTCTCCGACCTGTTTTGTACACACAGGAATGGCCCCGGAAGGTTCCCACCAAGGTATATCCTGCCTCTGGCGAGACGGAATTGAAGAGAAGTTAGGAACCATTTCATGCTTTGACGACAGTTCCTGTGCGGAGAACTTCACGGTATTCTTGCGTGTTGCAATCAGTACACTTTCGTGGTTGGTAGTGATGCTCTAACGTTCAAGAAGTAGCTCCCGTGTGCCATCCAACTCAAGGGCGTCGTTGAGCAAGAACTTGAAGTTCTTCGCTGGATGCCTGAGGCTTAAATTTTAGACCGCTTAGTCATCATCGGATTGGATTGGGTTTtgtgttgtgattggacttaagctgagtagaagaagacctctgattagcaggtatatattgttatgcagagagaatcttaagtgtgagattcttactttagctatctgtgtgtaggaatgccttagcactagttacgtgcactttactaatagttagtctaataatctacaacactcccctattagcagctgcattattacaagctgtctgttacctaaatatagcaggtatttacctactacgtagctaatgctcggctttagcttgttaaaaagtatcttcttctagcttttttattcctctactttataatctacacctcttatctatttagctaatttattagctaatctattatctatcccttatagctattaataatataatctatattattagctatagcttctagaagaagagtagctttctctgtctataggaaaaccttctagtaagttattaataaagcaagagctattagtagtagagatctcctatagatttacaaagatagttctatagcatattagactatatattaacttattagaggagagataaatagatactataatagagtaaatgttaaggcttagggtcccttctcttttgtagcttgctttaataggtttatagctaagcttaataaggatctccttactacagaccttattaatatagtaatagaggagctatataacctaagggagtaggccttcctagtagaaaactaccctagtctaataactcctaatccttagggatttgtgttatactataactagactcctcttagctaaatgttaagctctaataaggcagagataaagtagtagttagtagtatagcaTCCTGtgtattgtttgtttgtttgtttgtttgtttgttccatttacgtcctgtatgagtctatgactatgtaggacggctgtctcgcgacagcagtctatctatgtacaatcgttgttctctcgtatctcttgaccttagggaaagacccgtgcctaggatagtagcaagctagtatcgaaggactttaaagaaagacaaataaggaaaagtaaaagtaaaaggagtgtaggctagacggtctcgtcttcgcctcttgctaggtgccaggacctagaagcaatctttgtgtccgagagaaaggtagtaaggtgtttccggagttccttatcttctactatttctagcagagattgtgcttgtcgtagcggtagtggcctaaatacatcgtagatagggcagctacatacgaggtgttctgctgtttctcgtcgtccgcaagggcagtctggcgtcgttgcgtgtccaaagcgatagagataggactttaggtatccgtgtcctaataggatagtatagaaggcactagttaaagcacgtcttcctcctattctatgttttcctggcgagctccatggaaatcgactaaggtagctatttgtattcctaggtaccttattaatctcccgttgtcttgctatttcgtatcgggttttccagacgctaaagagatcgtcttttgcgtagttagccctctcgtgttctacgaaatgcttgtattgtcggagtcgataacagagtagttgtatctgtgttctctgtcgtttttgcggaagtatctctctcgagtcctcgtgttggacttctcgcgtattagaaggcgcgctttggatagcgagtcttacggggtggttttcgggtagctttgctgcgcgtagagagtataaaattgactgtctctctaggcgtagatccggggggaagagatttgactctacttcggacgggacgtttggggcggtacggaaaacgc contains:
- a CDS encoding uncharacterized protein (unknown function), with protein sequence MITRTRMALLVFFTFLACLRSSLAQTSPVSTDKDGNRYVQYTGEDGPVLLADNRRPSLYTADFGDCMGGSTINVTRFDASYYKDNMTVLFHLAGETGVKSDVVMLYIGVFAYGENRFDLVFDPCNANIASLCPMNGTVPIEASGIIPVSQEDVAGIPPIALSIPDFEGEAILRIFSNTTRQQIACYTAVVTNGNSFSHPAAVGSVLGIFTFVAMIASFATAIYGTAVPTMRLHYAHSLSVGVVFAVWHHIFFTGALSVNWPSVLVAWWSNFAWSGGMIYSSTMQDSINKLIGNNIGNTSHVGAAQTGGDNTDVGGGFDTSLLYKRRTLEARQAPMSGGSTLGTAEQGYHWYGDPVPEGLPLPGNFSGFAGTLGQEGIRASNAFMTGFLWFIILLVILIAAVIAFKWSLEGLVRYKKIKQDRLQFFRDHWLGFTAVITLRICYIAFFAMLFLSIFQFSYESSSGVKAIAGIVFIVFFAGMLGVASYAYWYRRHTVDFESRPQFERKTLLGKIPWFGFKDAPLQPSRGDAVAHDGNSNMDESAAKPRFWKRLSTGPALVHTTVNSIHDDEDYTRKFGWLAARFRRTRWWFFAFWLCYEFLRAIFYGGASGFARAQVFGLLVIEIVAAGFIIWMRPFEGQRLNLLVVYALSFSKVITVGLSAAFDVEFNLPRIATTALGIIIIVVQGILTILTMIAIVVGSVSSYMSLTRNQEGDDFRPKKWAGIREKYFNHLDKSVKDLPGESRKDEDEIFVNEVNPSTFDIPINISTTTLPQPSATPIPSGSRPASRPVSRAPSVRSVSSGNLPFGARAHRMSWSMRDFQQ